Proteins encoded by one window of Streptomyces clavuligerus:
- the pepN gene encoding aminopeptidase N, with product MSGENLTRDEARLRAELLSVDGYEVALDLRSAVGDDPAGDGDGPRTFRSLTTIRFRCARPGASSFADLLAPSVTAVTLNGESLDPARVFDGSRIALEGLAAENVLVVDAQCAYSRTGEGLHRFVDPEDGEVYLYTHYEPADARRVFADFEQPDLKAPYRFTVTAPEGWQVWSNSAGERGADGVWDFAETLPISTYITAVVAGPYHHETDVYRRTAEDGTVREIPLGAMCRKSLARHFDADDIFLVTKQGLDFFHDRFDFPYPFGKYDQAFVPEYNIGAMENPGCVTFNEDFVFRGKVTQASYERRANVILHEMAHMWFGDLVTMVWWDDLWLKESFADFMGSYAMVGATRFDNGWITFANNRKAWAYRADQLPSTHPVTADIRDLEDAKLNFDGITYAKGASVLKQLVAYAGEDAFLEGARRYFKRHAYGNTRLGDLLSVLEETSGRDMTAWARSWLQTAGVNTLTPELRGDERGRITELAVVQGGEELRPHRVAVGLYRHEGEALVRYARAEVDITGGRTVIGELAGADLPALVLVNDEDLTYCKIRFDAGSLATLRTALGDLRDPLARALAWSALWNLTRDALLPARDFIDLVLRFAGRETDIGVLQTLHAWADSALVHYVAPEWREEGGRLLAEGALAELRAAEPGSQHQLTWARFLAARASSAADLRLLEGLLDGSEKIDGLDVDQELRWALLLPLVARGAAGEDAVAAELARDDTASGKRHQTRLLAARPSAAVKDQAWAAVVESDALSNALVGAVISGFAQPGQRELLAPYTEKYFAAVERVWEERSIQIGMDVVEGLFPVFQGESALAAADGWLAAHENAAPALRRIVLERRDDLARALRGRRRDAEAAAGAAGAAAAEAAGAAVDG from the coding sequence GTGTCCGGTGAGAATCTGACCCGCGACGAAGCCCGACTGCGGGCGGAGCTGCTGTCCGTCGACGGATACGAGGTCGCGCTCGACCTGCGCTCGGCCGTCGGGGACGACCCGGCCGGGGACGGCGACGGACCCCGCACCTTCCGTTCGCTCACCACGATCCGCTTCCGCTGCGCGCGGCCGGGCGCCTCGTCCTTCGCGGATCTGCTCGCCCCCTCGGTGACGGCCGTGACGCTGAACGGGGAGTCCCTGGACCCGGCGCGGGTCTTCGACGGCTCCCGGATCGCGCTGGAGGGCCTGGCCGCCGAGAATGTGCTGGTCGTGGACGCGCAGTGCGCCTACAGCCGGACGGGCGAGGGACTGCACCGCTTCGTCGACCCCGAGGACGGCGAGGTCTACCTCTACACCCACTACGAGCCCGCCGACGCCCGCCGGGTCTTCGCCGACTTCGAGCAGCCCGATCTGAAGGCGCCCTACCGTTTCACGGTGACCGCCCCGGAGGGCTGGCAGGTCTGGAGCAACAGCGCGGGCGAGCGGGGCGCGGACGGGGTCTGGGACTTCGCCGAGACGCTGCCGATCTCCACGTACATCACCGCCGTCGTGGCCGGTCCGTACCACCATGAGACGGATGTCTACCGGCGGACCGCCGAGGACGGCACGGTACGGGAGATCCCGCTCGGCGCGATGTGCCGCAAGAGCCTGGCCCGGCACTTCGACGCCGACGACATCTTCCTCGTCACCAAGCAGGGACTGGACTTCTTCCACGACCGCTTCGACTTCCCCTACCCGTTCGGCAAGTACGACCAGGCGTTCGTCCCCGAGTACAACATCGGCGCGATGGAGAACCCGGGGTGTGTCACCTTCAACGAGGACTTCGTCTTCCGGGGCAAGGTCACCCAGGCGTCCTACGAGCGCCGCGCCAATGTGATCCTGCACGAGATGGCGCACATGTGGTTCGGCGACCTGGTCACCATGGTGTGGTGGGACGACCTCTGGCTGAAGGAGTCCTTCGCCGACTTCATGGGCTCGTACGCGATGGTCGGCGCGACCCGCTTCGACAACGGCTGGATCACCTTCGCCAACAACCGCAAGGCGTGGGCGTACCGGGCCGACCAGCTCCCGTCCACCCACCCGGTCACGGCGGACATCCGGGACCTGGAGGACGCGAAGCTCAACTTCGACGGGATCACCTACGCCAAGGGCGCCAGCGTGCTCAAGCAGCTCGTCGCCTACGCCGGTGAGGACGCCTTCCTCGAAGGCGCGCGGCGCTACTTCAAGCGGCACGCGTACGGGAACACCCGCCTCGGCGATCTGCTGTCGGTCCTGGAGGAGACCTCGGGCCGGGACATGACCGCCTGGGCCCGCTCCTGGCTCCAGACCGCCGGGGTCAACACCCTCACCCCCGAGCTGCGCGGCGACGAGCGGGGCAGGATCACCGAGCTGGCGGTGGTCCAGGGCGGCGAGGAGCTGCGCCCGCACCGGGTCGCGGTCGGGCTCTACCGCCACGAGGGCGAGGCGCTGGTGCGCTACGCGCGGGCCGAGGTCGACATCACCGGCGGGCGGACCGTCATCGGCGAGCTGGCGGGGGCCGACCTGCCCGCGCTGGTGCTCGTGAACGACGAGGACCTGACCTACTGCAAGATCCGCTTCGACGCGGGCTCGCTGGCCACCCTGCGGACCGCGCTCGGCGACCTCCGCGATCCGCTGGCGCGGGCGCTGGCCTGGTCGGCGCTGTGGAACCTGACCCGGGACGCACTGCTCCCGGCGCGGGACTTCATCGATCTGGTGCTGCGCTTCGCGGGCCGCGAGACCGATATCGGTGTGCTCCAGACGCTGCACGCCTGGGCCGATTCCGCGCTCGTCCACTACGTGGCGCCCGAGTGGCGCGAGGAGGGCGGGCGGCTGCTCGCCGAGGGGGCGCTCGCCGAGCTGCGGGCGGCCGAGCCGGGCAGCCAGCACCAGCTCACCTGGGCGCGCTTCCTCGCCGCGCGGGCCTCGTCGGCGGCGGATCTGCGCCTCCTGGAGGGGCTGCTCGACGGCTCCGAGAAGATCGACGGCCTGGACGTGGACCAGGAGCTGCGCTGGGCGCTGCTGCTGCCGCTGGTGGCGCGGGGGGCCGCCGGTGAGGACGCCGTCGCGGCGGAGCTGGCGCGCGACGACACCGCGTCCGGCAAGCGCCATCAGACGCGGCTGCTGGCGGCCCGGCCGTCGGCGGCGGTGAAGGACCAGGCGTGGGCGGCGGTCGTGGAGTCGGACGCGCTCTCCAACGCGCTGGTGGGGGCGGTGATCTCCGGCTTCGCCCAGCCGGGGCAGCGGGAGCTGCTGGCGCCGTACACCGAGAAGTACTTCGCCGCCGTCGAGCGGGTGTGGGAGGAGCGCTCCATCCAGATCGGGATGGACGTGGTGGAGGGGCTCTTCCCCGTCTTCCAGGGGGAGTCCGCGCTGGCGGCCGCGGACGGCTGGCTGGCGGCGCACGAGAACGCCGCGCCCGCGCTGCGGCGGATCGTCCTGGAGCGCCGGGACGACCTCGCGCGGGCGCTGCGGGGCCGCCGGCGGGACGCGGAGGCGGCGGCCGGGGCAGCGGGGGCGGCAGCGGCTGAGGCAGCGGGGGCGGCCGTCGACGGCTGA
- a CDS encoding S8 family serine peptidase, whose product MLMTLDSPRSISGRSTAGRGRAARVAAAASLVTALVAGAAVPAFASGTGEDPWLDAGTKVAQTSEKLGEADEQLLAEAEAAGEKTVTVMIATKPGETEQVARQLDAVEGAFVGKVYDRLGYVRATIPTKRAEATLLAATKLSTVQGIDLKHEIEREDPTPGGDRSKAARTAGKQAAAYPAPGKDTPARNPYNPSFETGAVDFVKKNPKADGRGITIGILDSGVDVAHPALQKTTTGERKIVDSVTATDPVADRDRTWLRMDRAVTGPSFTFNGRAYTAPAGNHRVALFEESATVGGDMAGDLNRDGDRTDSWAVLYDAETRTARVDLGNNADFRDDTVMKPFRNGHQIGYFGKDDPATPIAERIPFVLEVREDVVVDDKGTKVDYVNIGVIEGSHGSHVAGIAAANSLFGGAMNGAAPGAKIVSSRACTWTGGCTNIALTEGVADLVIDRGVDIVNISIGGLPALNDGNNARAAMYNRLIDLYGVQLVISAGNEGPGVNTIGDPSVADRVISVGASITKETWASNYGSVVTKKNAMMPFSSRGPREDGGFTPTITAPGAAINTTQTWQKGSPVAEAGYQLPPGYTMMQGTSMSSPQAAGASALLLSAAKQRGIELTPAKLRTALTSTADRIPGAKAHEQGSGLIDVVGAWDAIRNGAKAHEYGVKAPVDTAIDQALKTPGFGTGLYDREGGLQAGKAKTYDVTITRTTGPKGALAHTLSWKYNDGTFRLLGGDLVRLPLNQPVTVTVQARPKTAGVLSAILQVDDPRTEGVDKQILSTVVVSAPLDASTNHAFSARNTVQRNSHQSYFVTVPQGAKTLEVALGGLDQGSQTRFISIHPYGVQMEDSATIFCYPNYTNPANTCRPDLRSYENPAPGVWEIEIESRRTSPLLDNPYALDVNVLGAEFDPAVRTVPEAKAGTPTPVQWTVNNKGAAVDGKLVGGPLGSARVERPTFTKGQSTPVDPALLERKVVIGEGVERLDVAVGNTSDPNADLDLYVYRQDGSLAASSADGDSEESVSLTKPAPGEYKIQVAPYAVAAGTTSFDYRDVFYAPSLGRVTVGADASVKLGAGESTQVSAEIVAAGTVTEGRQLFGEARLENARGTVAGAGRAVIEKVVP is encoded by the coding sequence ATGCTGATGACCCTCGATTCCCCGCGCTCCATATCGGGGCGTTCCACGGCCGGCCGCGGGCGCGCCGCCCGTGTCGCGGCGGCTGCCTCGTTGGTGACCGCGCTGGTGGCCGGCGCCGCCGTACCGGCGTTCGCCTCGGGTACGGGTGAGGACCCGTGGCTCGACGCCGGTACCAAGGTGGCGCAGACCTCCGAGAAGCTCGGCGAGGCCGACGAGCAGTTGCTCGCCGAGGCCGAGGCCGCGGGCGAGAAGACCGTCACGGTCATGATCGCCACCAAGCCCGGTGAGACCGAGCAGGTCGCCCGGCAGCTCGACGCCGTCGAGGGCGCCTTCGTGGGCAAGGTCTACGACCGCCTCGGCTATGTCCGGGCCACGATCCCCACGAAGCGGGCCGAGGCCACCCTGCTGGCCGCGACCAAGCTCAGCACCGTGCAGGGGATCGACCTCAAGCACGAGATCGAGCGCGAGGACCCGACCCCGGGCGGCGACCGCTCGAAGGCGGCCCGCACCGCGGGCAAGCAGGCCGCGGCCTACCCGGCCCCCGGCAAGGACACCCCGGCGCGGAACCCCTACAACCCGTCCTTCGAGACGGGCGCGGTGGACTTCGTCAAGAAGAACCCCAAGGCCGACGGCCGGGGCATCACCATCGGCATCCTGGACTCGGGTGTGGACGTCGCCCACCCGGCGCTCCAGAAGACCACCACCGGCGAGCGCAAGATCGTCGACTCGGTCACCGCGACCGACCCGGTCGCCGACCGCGACCGCACCTGGCTGAGGATGGACCGCGCGGTCACCGGCCCGTCGTTCACCTTCAACGGGCGCGCCTACACCGCTCCCGCGGGCAACCACCGGGTGGCCCTCTTCGAGGAGAGCGCCACCGTCGGCGGCGACATGGCGGGCGACCTCAACCGCGACGGCGACCGCACCGACTCCTGGGCCGTGCTGTACGACGCCGAGACCCGGACCGCGCGCGTCGACCTCGGCAACAACGCCGACTTCCGCGACGACACCGTGATGAAGCCGTTCCGCAACGGCCACCAGATCGGCTACTTCGGCAAGGACGACCCGGCGACCCCGATCGCCGAGCGGATCCCCTTTGTCCTTGAGGTCCGCGAGGACGTCGTCGTGGACGACAAGGGCACCAAGGTCGACTACGTCAACATCGGTGTGATCGAGGGCTCCCACGGCTCCCATGTCGCGGGTATCGCCGCCGCCAACAGCCTCTTCGGCGGCGCGATGAACGGTGCCGCCCCCGGCGCCAAGATCGTCTCCTCGCGCGCCTGCACCTGGACCGGCGGCTGCACCAACATCGCCCTCACCGAGGGCGTGGCCGACCTGGTCATCGACCGCGGTGTGGACATCGTCAACATCTCCATCGGCGGTCTGCCGGCGCTGAACGACGGCAACAACGCCCGTGCGGCGATGTACAACCGGCTCATCGACCTCTACGGCGTCCAGCTGGTGATCTCGGCGGGCAACGAGGGCCCCGGTGTCAACACCATCGGCGACCCGTCCGTGGCCGACCGGGTCATCTCGGTCGGCGCGTCGATCACCAAGGAGACCTGGGCCTCCAACTACGGCTCCGTCGTGACGAAGAAGAACGCGATGATGCCGTTCTCCTCCCGGGGCCCGCGTGAGGACGGCGGCTTCACGCCGACCATCACCGCCCCCGGCGCCGCGATCAACACCACGCAGACCTGGCAGAAGGGCTCCCCGGTCGCCGAGGCGGGCTACCAGCTGCCGCCCGGCTACACGATGATGCAGGGCACCTCGATGTCCTCGCCGCAGGCGGCGGGCGCGAGCGCGCTGCTGCTGTCGGCGGCCAAGCAGCGCGGGATCGAGCTGACCCCGGCGAAGCTGCGCACGGCGCTGACCTCGACGGCCGACCGGATTCCCGGCGCCAAGGCCCATGAGCAGGGCTCCGGCCTGATCGACGTCGTCGGTGCCTGGGACGCGATCCGGAACGGCGCCAAGGCCCACGAGTACGGCGTCAAGGCCCCGGTCGACACCGCGATCGACCAGGCGCTGAAGACCCCCGGCTTCGGCACCGGCCTGTACGACCGCGAGGGCGGTCTCCAGGCGGGCAAGGCCAAGACGTACGACGTCACCATCACCCGCACCACCGGCCCCAAGGGTGCGCTGGCGCACACGCTGAGCTGGAAGTACAACGACGGCACCTTCCGGCTGCTCGGCGGTGACCTGGTGCGGCTGCCGCTGAACCAGCCGGTGACCGTCACCGTGCAGGCCCGGCCGAAGACCGCCGGTGTCCTCAGCGCGATCCTCCAGGTCGACGACCCGCGCACCGAGGGTGTCGACAAGCAGATCCTGTCGACCGTGGTGGTCTCCGCCCCGCTGGACGCCTCGACGAACCACGCCTTCTCGGCGCGGAACACGGTCCAGCGCAACAGCCACCAGTCCTACTTCGTCACCGTGCCGCAGGGCGCGAAGACGCTGGAGGTCGCGCTCGGCGGGCTGGACCAGGGCAGCCAGACGCGGTTCATCTCCATCCACCCGTACGGGGTGCAGATGGAGGACAGCGCCACGATCTTCTGCTACCCGAACTACACCAACCCGGCCAACACCTGCCGCCCGGACCTGCGCTCGTACGAGAACCCGGCGCCGGGCGTCTGGGAGATCGAGATCGAGTCGCGCCGTACCTCGCCGCTGCTCGACAACCCCTACGCGCTGGACGTCAACGTGCTCGGGGCCGAGTTCGACCCGGCCGTCCGTACGGTCCCCGAGGCCAAGGCGGGCACCCCGACCCCGGTCCAGTGGACCGTGAACAACAAGGGCGCCGCCGTCGACGGCAAGCTGGTGGGCGGCCCGCTGGGCTCCGCCCGGGTGGAGCGTCCCACGTTCACGAAGGGGCAGAGCACCCCGGTGGACCCGGCGCTGCTGGAGCGGAAGGTCGTCATCGGTGAGGGCGTCGAGCGGCTGGACGTCGCCGTCGGCAACACCTCCGACCCGAACGCCGACCTCGACCTGTATGTGTACCGGCAGGACGGCAGCCTCGCGGCCTCCTCGGCGGACGGCGACTCGGAGGAGTCCGTCAGCCTGACGAAGCCCGCGCCGGGCGAGTACAAGATCCAGGTCGCCCCGTACGCCGTGGCGGCCGGCACCACCTCGTTCGACTACCGCGATGTCTTCTACGCGCCCTCGCTGGGCCGGGTGACGGTCGGCGCCGATGCGTCGGTCAAGCTGGGTGCCGGTGAGTCCACGCAGGTCAGCGCGGAGATCGTGGCGGCCGGCACGGTCACCGAAGGCCGTCAGCTCTTCGGTGAGGCCCGGCTGGAGAACGCGCGCGGCACGGTCGCGGGCGCGGGTCGCGCGGTGATCGAGAAGGTCGTCCCGTAA